One genomic window of Chanos chanos chromosome 13, fChaCha1.1, whole genome shotgun sequence includes the following:
- the im:6904045 gene encoding protein NATD1: MLSFRNSLLEGTRAVVSYLSTNTARFCVSGSELKLNVLHDRQNQCFTINLDNAGSTESAILRYNHEGNGRIHLLSTTVPESFRGRGVAAHLAKAAMDFVVNENLKANVSCWYIKKYVDENPHLGYKNHVVD, translated from the exons ATGTTATCCTTTCGAAACAGTTTGCTAGAAGGCACGCGAGCCGTCGTGTCTTATCTATCAACGAATACAGCGCGATTTTGTGTTTCAGGCAGTGAATTAAAATTGAATGTGCTTCATGACAGACAAAACCAGTGTTTCACTATCAATTTGGACAACGCGG GTAGCACCGAAAGCGCCATACTGCGGTACAACCACGAAGGTAACGGGAGGATCCATTTACTATCAACGACTGTTCCGGAGTCCTTCAGGGGTAGAGGTGTTGCTGCCCACCTTGCAAAG GCCGCCATGGATTTTGTCGTTAATGAAAATCTGAAGGCAAACGTCTCCTGTTGGTATATCAAGAAATATGTGGACGAAAATCCTCATCTTGGCTACAAGAACCATGTTGTAGACTAA
- the LOC115825987 gene encoding cation channel sperm-associated protein 3-like, which yields MIVIVLNALLMALETNHDLKMKNLFFFTIADKFFMAVYTLEFLMKFYVEPVDYWKNGYNVFDAVILIVTFIPVFTEGHNVSSLEYIPIIRALRSLRVLKTISFFHGLQTLIEAMFLSVKSAAFVLQMMLVLMFIFSLIGFYIFGDPETGDPEHWGDLGSAFFTIFSLVTVDGWTDIQDVLDDLGMRSSRVFTVVFVFFANFVLFNAFVGTGIREMHNALMKCDSEVQSEREALVAHKKQAIVEQQMKEMKELIQSQTGHDTNFSAMVESFKRNLQHTDYMLTEDLCTSVSFTDLYLTSLDYQDDTLYKLLELYKEAVYVLSDMLEQDLIDQKLKEPERKLKIKQQLKHVPTQRVPEGSDSQT from the exons ATGATTGTCATTGTGTTGAATGCCCTCCTTATGGCACTAGAGACGAACCATGACCTTAAAATGaagaacttgtttttttttacg ATTGCAGACAAATTTTTCATGGCTGTATATACCTTGGAGTTCCTGATGAAGTTCTATGTTGAACCGGTGGACTACTGGAAAAACGGATACAACGTGTTTGATGCAGTTATTCTAATCGTGACGTTCATTCCAGTGTTCACAGAAGGACATAACGTTAGTTCACTTGAATACATCCCCATTATCCGTGCTCTTCGTTCTTTGAGAGTGCTGAAGACAATTTCCTTCTTTCACGGCCTTCAG ACTTTGATTGAGGCTATGTTCTTGAGCGTGAAGAGTGCAGCATTTGTACTTCAAATGATGCTCGTGCTGATGTTCATCTTCTCCCTTATTGGGTTTTATATCTTTGGAGACCCTGAAACAGGAGACCCTGAACACTGGGGTGACCTTGGTTCTGCCTTCTTCACAATCTTCAGTTTAGTGACA GTGGACGGTTGGACAGATATTCAGGATGTACTGGACGATCTAGGCATGAGATCAAGCCGTGTTTTCACAGTTGTCTTCGTTTTTTTCGCAAACTTTGTCCTCTTCAATGCATTTGTAGGGACAGGCATCCGTGAAATGCAT AATGCTTTAATGAAGTGTGATAGTGAGGTGCAGAGTGAGCGTGAGGCATTGGTGGCACACAAGAAGCAGGCCATTGTTGAGCAGCAGATGAAGGAGATGAAAGAACTGATCCAAAGTCAG ACAGGTCATGATACGAACTTTAGTGCAATGGTGGAGAGCTTTAAGAGGAACTTACAGCATACGGATTACATGCTGACAGAAGACCTTTGTACCAGTGTGTCCTTTACTGACCTTTATCTGACTTCGCTGGACTATCAGGATGACACCCTTTACAA ATTGCTGGAGCTTTACAAAGAGGCAGTGTATGTCCTGAGCGACATGTTGGAGCAAGATTTGATTGACCAAAAGTTAAAAGAACCGGAGAGaaaactcaaaataaaacagcaactCAAGCACGTTCCAACTCAGAGAGTTCCAGAAGGATCTGATTCTCAAACCTGA
- the dhrs7ca gene encoding dehydrogenase/reductase SDR family member 7C-B codes for MDLITVLLVPTVVLVTAGIFYLYSIILRLLAKTTVRNKVVLITDSLTALGNECAKLFHKGGARLILCGKSWEKLESLSEQLASESDPTLTFPPKLIQLDFTDMESVPEVTSEVLECYGCLDVVIFNSSMKVKAPVQSLSLEMDKIVMDANYFGPITLAKGVLPSMIARRTGHIVLINSIQGKIAVPFRTTYAASKHAVQAFFDSLRAEVQEYGISVSTVCHTFISGSSTDDEVTSKSIWATLTRQKPCGVPPEEMASELLNTLSSKKKEIVMARSISKAAIYARSLFPNLFFAVMAAGVKNAAAVERDNCVN; via the exons atGGACCTGATCACAGTTTTGCTCGTGCCAACTGTTGTGCTGGTCACTGCGGGAATCTTTTACCTCTATAGTATAATCCTCAGGCTGCTGGCCAAAACCACAGTCCGCAACAAAGTGGTGTTGATCACAGACTCGCTCACGGCACTAGGAAATG AATGTGCAAAACTCTTCCACAAAGGAGGGGCTAGGCTTATCCTCTGCGGCAAAAGTTGGGAGAAACTGGAATCTCTCTCTGAGCAACTGGCCAGTGAATCAGATCCAACCTTA ACATTCCCACCCAAGCTAATTCAGCTGGACTTCACTGATATGGAGAGTGTTCCAGAGGTGACCTCTGAGGTACTGGAGTGTTATGGCTGCCTGGACGTTGTCATTTTCAACAGCAGCATGAAGGTCAAAGCACCCGTACAAAGTCTGTCTTTGGAGATGGACAAGATAGTAATGGATGCAAACTACTTTGGGCCCATCACACTGGCCAAAG GTGTCTTGCCTTCGATGATTGCCAGAAGGACCGGTCACATAGTACTGATCAACAGCATCCAGGGAAAAATAGCTGTTCCTTTCCGCACTACCT atgCAGCATCCAAACATGCAGTCCAGGCCTTTTTTGACAGCCTCAGGGCTGAGGTTCAAGAGTATGGCATCTCTGTCAGCACTGTGTGTCACACATTCATCAGTGGCTCATCTACAGACGACGAGGTCACTTCCAAATCTATCTGGGCCA CCCTCACAAGACAGAAACCCTGTGGTGTCCCTCCAGAGGAGATGGCCAGCGAACTCCTGAACACCCTGAGTAGTAAGAAGAAGGAGATTGTCATGGCTAGATCTATCTCAAAGGCTGCCATCTACGCCAGATCACTGTTTCCAAACCTTTTCTTCGCCGTGATGGCCGCGGGCGTGAAAAACGCAGCTGCTGTGGAGCGTGACAACTGTGTTAACTAA